The following nucleotide sequence is from Lepus europaeus isolate LE1 chromosome 16, mLepTim1.pri, whole genome shotgun sequence.
aACTTGGCATCCCGAAGTGCTTCGTACATTCTAGGACATACTTAGTTTTTGGAAAATAAGATCCAACCTTATGTCTTTgtcctttctcattttccttatGTATTTGGTTTATCAAAATCAGAAGTTGAAAGTGAATGAGGGCCGGCattgcagctcaataggctaatcctccacctacagcaccccgggttctagtcccagtcggggcgccggattctgtcccagttgctcctcttccagtccagctctctgctgtggcctgggagtgcagtggaggatggcccaagtccttgggctctgcacccacatgggagaccaggagaagcacctggctcctggcttcggatcagtgcagtgcgctggccgcagcgcgccagctgcagcggccattgggggatgaaccaacggcaaaggaagacctttctctctttctctctctctcactgtccactctgtcaaaaaaaaaaaaagtgaatgaggaGTTAATTGGACTGAACCAGTGGTCCTGCCCTTGTCAGAAGATGAGCAACAATTTGCCTGTCGCTTCTCAGTGGTGGTAGTCCTGGCCCGAGGACGCCACCTCTCACACCAGCGTATCCCTACTCTTCAACCTAAAAAGGGGAGACACTTTTAGAAACCCATATAAATCCTTTGTCCCATAATTCTCAAGCTCGTGCTTCTAATCCTGTCTTTGTCCCCGACTTCTTCAATTTAGTCCCTTTTAACTGTCAAGTCAGAATACGGTAATTAGCATCATGAaaagtgcttggtttgagtgAGGCAATAGCTTCAGGATGAGTTTTTGGGCACTTACTAAAATAGTTGAATTTTTTCCTAGTTCCATCTTTTTTCCTGATTATAAAACAATATTGTTTTAGAAGACATAGGAAAACACACAGCAGTAGAGTGGAAGCTTCCTGACGACCTGTCATGTGGATATTCTGGCAGTTTGACCTACAGTGGTCTTCCATTCTCCAGGGGGATATGTTCCAAGATCCTAGGTGGATGCCTGGAACCATGGTCACACCCAAACGTGCAGCCTTGCCACACCGTGCCAGAGGGTGTGCATCCCCCATGTTGTATGCACGGTGCCTCTTTTGCATCGCTGGCTTGGGCTCTGGGGTCATTATgaagtaaaataagggttattTGACTAGGAGCACGGCAACCATGGACAGCCAGTGTGATAAGTGGAACGGGTAGGAAATGACTAGCAGGCAGGTAGCTTCCCTAGCTCGCATGGCTGTATTAGACAAAGGGATGATCATATCCAAGGTGGGAGGGGTGGGATAGCCCATGATTCCCCTTGCAATTCAGAATGCTGCACAGTGTAAAACTTACAAATAATtactggaattttccatttagtattttcagactGCAGTCGATGGTAGGAAAGTGAAACCATTGTCAAAGAGGCACCTCTTTGACATCTCTACATAAATATCTCATAATATTTTCTCCCAACAACTCTGGTCTTACGTTCAATTTTATCTTCTCTATTTGTCACTTTAACACTAGAGCATACTTTTTTTCTTGCCATgtagatatttttccaaataattattttaatgatgatgtaaaattaaagtccatggatatgGTACAACTGATTTTAAAAGGTACCTGTTCTTGGTCATTAAGgctattttctcattctttccccTCCTATAATGCTGCACAGAATGTATTAGTATGGTAATCTCTGAATTTTAAATTACTTACTTAAGATATGTGACAGTCTGAGTAATAAGTATATTTCTATTAACTTTTGAAGTTGTTTCctaattcaataaataaacacTGGCCTTGTTCCTAATCTAAAtttcttaattataaaattagACATTTCGCATGTTTATGGCTCATTTCCAAAGTTTCGTTTTTGAGTATTCTATTCATACTGATTGCTCATGTTTCTGTGTAGAATATTTGACTTTGTTATTGCTTCCTAAAAACTCTTTATACATTAATGAATTAATTCTGCTGTCAtgcttttgtttaaattttaatttatttattttgattttacttgaaaagcagagagagagagagagtcagagagacagagagtttttccttccactggtctactcctcaaatgtctgcagccactagggctgggctaggttgaagccaggagcctgaaactcaacctgggtcttccaagtggtggcagggagccaaatacttaaaccgccacctgctgcttcacagggtgtgcatcagcaggaagctacattagaagtggaggagcggCCGGTgctgccatggctcaacaggctaatcctccgccttgtggcgtcggcacacagggttctaatcccggtcggggctccggattctgtcccggttgcccctcttccaggccagctctctgctgtggccagggagtgcagtggaggatggcccaagtgcttgggccctgcaccccatgggagaccaggagaagcacctggctcctgccttcggatcagcgcgatgagccggccgcggcagccattggagggtgaaccaacggcaaaggaagacctttctctctgtctctctctctcactgtccactctgcctgtcaaaaataaaataaaaaaagtaaaaaaaaaaaaaagtggaggagctaggactctgctatgggatgggtGAGCTGTGCCATGCACCTGCCCcagtatttttgtaaaatatttttccaatttatCTTTAATCTGTTTTGTTTTACTGACTTTTTTGCACCTGGAGAAAaacatagcattttttaaaaaaggatttatttatttatttgaaaagcagagtacagagagcgagggagacatagagagaaatcctctatccgttggtttactccccaactggccacaaaggccagagttggtctgatctgaagccaggagccaggagcttcttcctagtctcccacatgggtgcagtggcccaagcatttggaccatcctccacttcattcccaggtgcattagcagagagctggatgggaagtggagcaactgggactcaaaccagcacccatatgagatgccagcaacccaaacagcagctttacctgccacaccacagcactggctcatttttttttttaatagtggaTATCTTCACCTGTATAAAAGATAAATGCTCAccttcataaaaattttaaaacactaaatGTCTCGttattcttaaaacaaaaatacccTGGGATATAAAAAACCTACCATAAGTTCAACAGACGCAGGTTTGTGTCTGTGGGCACTATCGGATCCTAGTGTCTACTATAATGCCTGGCATACACTAACTACCAAATCAACATTGGTGGGATGGGTGCATTCCCTCTGTGTCGTATTAAAGCAGTGTTTACTATCGGGGCACAGTGAGATGTCGCTTCACACCCATTAGAATGGTTATTAGCAAGAAGATGAAAGAGAACAAGTGTTGATGAGGATGGGGAGAAAggaggaatgtaaattagtatagccactgtggagaacagtatggagggTTCTAAACAACACATGCAAACTCGAGTCAGCAGGTGACCTAGCAAGCCCAGGACTGGGTATCCAGTCAAAGGCCATGAAATCAGCCCATCAGATGCCTGCACGCTCTCGGGCCCTGCAGCGTTGTCCACCCAGGCCACGACGTGAAGTCAACCCACACTGGCTGGGTAAGATGAACAGATGGAGGGAATGTGGTGTACAGACACAGCAGAGTACGGTTCTGCCTTAAGGAGATTCTGCGGCAGTGACATGAACAAACCTGGAGGACACTGTGTCGAGTGAAGCAAGCCAAGCAGAGAGACGCACCCACTCTCAGTTAGATGTGGAATTTAGTGGGGAACTCAGAAGCGAGagtggaatgggggctgccagggGCTCCGGGGTGAAGGAGCAACATGGGGAGGTGTTAGACACAGGACACAAAACATCATTTATAAGGGAGGAATAAGTTCAGGAGATCTGCTATACATCATGGTGATTGTGGTCAGTGAGAATATAATGTATACTTGAAAATTACCAAAAATATAAGTACagtggtacttcaaaaagtatgtgcCCAATGCAATTAAAAGACATTTGCTTTGGTACCAAAAAATTGGAATCTGTACATAGCTGTTTCATTctattcatttccatgaactttttgaagatcttttataggcaccaaaatgaacatattttaattccattttacatattGAGGTAATTACATATGTTAAACaatgctgttgtgggcatttgagaagtgaaccagctgatggaagcaccctgtctctctctctgtcaaatagataataataagttgtatttatttatggtgTACAACATGTTTGCATAGATGTCTACCTTTTGGCATGGCCAAATCATTTAACAGGCTCCCAATGCAGTTCCTCGAGGCAtcgcctcctgcctcccagggtgcacattggtaggaagctggcatcagaagctGAGCTGAGATTCGAGCCCAGGCATTCTtaacatgggatgtaggtgtcttcagcggcatcttaaccactatgccaagtgTCCATCCCAAATATATGCGATTTCTccttgtcaataaataaatcgcCGTATATACTAAAGCATGTTCCTGGAGAGCCACGTGTGCCATCTGTGGCACAAACGGGATTCATTAGACAAGGAAGTATGAACAATTCTACAGACAGTATGTCCTTTTCATGATCTTCTGTGGCACAGCACCTTACAGAAGGCCCCAGAAATCCCGATAGGAAAACCCACAAGCTTAGTTTTAAAACTGGTAGTCCCTGCGTTCCCCAGAAGCGTGTGGGCGCGGGGCTGCAGCTGCCATGAGCCACGAGGGCCGAGATGCAGGAAGGCCCTGGCTGCCAGCCTcggctggagtgaggagctgtgttgcagtggattcgtttctggcAGGAGGAGtgaggtgggggcaagaggcacggagtcaccacacagaccggGGAGTCGGGCGAaggcaggcctgaggcaagcagcccgcagactcgtttatttcagttgctacagctgcttatatagccaaggcagccaatccagtcaaggggcggtctgtgccctaaccaatcacaccctgttgccaggcaatttcTGAAGCCTGTTGCCCTGCAGACTCCACTGTCTTGTGGTTTCCggaaccatccaatcacagcctgttgccagcagccatctcggcatggccttctcattccaccacagagctGAAGCGTCTGTCTGATCCCTctgccctttcctctctctgccagggTTCTGGCCTGTTCATCTGGCCCCGCGATGGCTGTGGACATAGAGTACAGATACAACTGCATGGCTCCCTCCCTGCGCCGAGAACGTTTTGCCTTCAAGATCTCCCCGAAGCCCGGCAAACCTCTGAGGCCTTGCATTCAGCTGGCCAGCAAGAATGAAGCCAGTGGGCTGGTGGCCCCGCCGGTGCAGGAGAAAAAGGCGAAAAAGCGAGTGTCCTTCGCCGACAACCAGGGGCTGGCCCTGACCATGGTCAAGGTGTTCTCGGAATTCGATGACCCCTTAGATCTTCCATTCAACATCACCGAGCTCCTGGACAACATCGTGAGCCTGACAACAGCCGAGAGCGAGAGCTTCGTGCTGGACTTCGCGCAGCCGTCCGCGGACTACCTGGACTTCAGAAACCGGCTCCAGGCCAACCACGTGTGCCTGGAGAACTGTGTGCTCAAAGACCGAGCCCTCTCGGGCACCATCAAAGTGCAGAACCTCGCCTTCGAGAAGATCGTGAAAGTCAGGATGACCTTCGACACCTGGAAGAGCTTCACAGACTTCCCCTGCCGCTACGTCAAGGACACCTACGCCGGCTCCGACAGGGACACCTTCTCCTTCGACATCAGCTTGCCCGAGAAGATCCAGTCCTACGAGAGGATGGAGTTCGCCGTGTGCTACGAGTGCAAGGGACAGACGTACTGGGACAGCAACAAAGGCAAAAACTATCGGATCATCCGGGCCGAGTTAAAATCCACTCAGGAACAGAGTGAGCCCGCGAACGGACCGGATTTCGGGATAGCCTTTGACCAGTTTGGAAGCCCTCGGTGCTCCTATGGTCTGTTTCCGGAGTGGCCTAGTTACCTAGGCTATGAAAAGCTGGGGCCGTACTACTAGTGAGCCAGGCGAtggagcccagctccagtcacagGAATGGagatggaggcccagagaggcaccCAGTCGAACTGCCACTAGGCACGGTCTTGCAAAGAAAGGATCCTGTTCACTGTTTCCTTCGGCCAGCAGTTGCAGCCAGGTGTAGATCACAGAACTGGTTTTGTGCCTGGAGGAGAGGTGGTGTGCTGGTCCATGTGGCACCCGGGGTGGGAATGGGCAGGATGGTGCTGGCAGCATTGTGGACAGGAGCCAAGGCCACAGGCAGAGCCGGCGGGCCCGGAGgagcctggcctctgcctgccacTTGGATGTGGAAAGTCAGCCCCCCTGGGAAATTGCTCATCCCCCAGCCACCTCCCGTGGGTCCCTGCTCTGGCGCCGTCTGCCAGCCAGGCCTCTCCTGCGTGTTGCTGCTATCCCACATCTACACCCACCACACTGTATCTCTGTGCTCTCATCCACGAGCCTGATGCTGCAGGATTCCACAACACAGCTACCCAAAGAGAGACAGATCCGCTCCTGCGGGCGCAAGTTCATttgttgcatttttaatttcttcccgGCATTCAGGGAAAGATAATAAAGGCGATTGGCTTGTACCAGAGACAGGCATTTCTGCTCCCCACCTCCTGACTACGTACGTGTACGTATTCCCGCACAGAGCAGCGCACGGGTCCCGGAGAGTCGCTGGCTCCTgggtggcatcccagatggtggAGTCATGACGAGGCCAGGACAATCTGGAGAGCTCAACACTTTatgcttctcctttttttttttttttttttttttttttttttttttttttttttttgcttttggagGAGCTTTCTACAGACTCACCTTGACCCTGAGTCTCTCAAAGACTTGATTGCAAGGTGCATTTAATTGGCTTGGCTGGTTTTCAAGCAGCTTACTCCTTACAGGAGAATTTTAGATGGTCGCTCCTGAAGAGTTGTGTTTTATGCAGTGTTTGGGATGTTTGATTGGCAGATGCAAGATGACTTTGAGGCCTTCAGAAgatgtctggttttgtttgggcTGCGATTGACGAAACCCGGGACACTTTACAGGCACCTGGGGACATTGACTTGGGGTGTACTTATTTATGGTGTGTGAGTATGTAAACCGGGGTTCACCCGGTTCtcatgttattttaaatgtttgccAGTCTGATGTATCGGAGGTTAATTGTTCTCAACCCTATGAGATTCAAGTCCATTGGCTAATGCTATTGTAAGAGACTCTTGGGACGTTTATTGTCAATGGATCCCTAAAACCTGTGATTCTTTTCTTGGGCAAGATTGGTTTTTACTTAGgagtgttttaaacattttttacatGAGTATTTGTAGAATttggggtggttttttttttttttctgatttgtttgtCTTTGGGATATGGTTCAATGGCTGTTTAATTTTCCTTCTGAGTGTCTCAATAATGGGAGGTGTTTCCTAAGGTGAGCGGGGAGAGGAGTGTACAGGTGCCTGGATTTGGATCCACAGCTGCTGGACTTACCCAAGTAGAGTCCTGTGCTGGCCATTTCCCTACTTACCTGTTCTCAAGGTCTGCAGGTGTCTGTGACGTTGGACATGGGCAACAGGCAGGTATTCAGGCTGGTATTGAGTGTGCCGGCTCCTAGAGTTTTGTGGTTGGGGTTTGgttttcactttaaaatgtattcaattTTCAAATGCTCTTAAATGGTGTTCAATGCAATTCTTGTCCCTAAGCCTGGCTGTTAGGCGTCTGTGATCCAGTGCTTTTGCCCTGGAGATAAGCGGATACTGTCATTGAGACGGAAATCACGCTTTGAAAATTGGCAGAACTGCTTTATCTGAGTCAAGCAAATAGCACGtcggcagccaggactctgaaggTTACACGGTCAGCGATCAGAACATGAGCAGCACAGCCATCAGCCAACACAGCTCCTGGGGTCATGAGTTTTGTGTTAACAAGTGTCCCACGTTACCAGGGCAGGAAGGGAGCCCGGCGCCCTGTTGCCAAGACTAAGGGGGTCGTCGGTGTTCAGGAAAGGCCCGACGTGACTCCAGAGTGAAGTCTGCTGGTTATGTGTAGTGATCACCCTCAGACGTTCCCACGTCAAACTCTGAAATATGGCGAACGGGTGATAAGTGTCTTCTGAAACAGTGacaaccctccccccacccagctctTCTTTCTCTGGGCTCACCCCAGCTTTTTGTGCTGGGGACACTGGTTGCAACCCCCCCAGGCCAGCACACCTGGGGTGCTCACCCCACTGCACCGCTCAGAAGGCAAGTCCTCACCTGCTCGCCCACCGTCCCTCCGCGGAGCTGTCACTCATTTGAAAACACCGCCTTCCCCCTCCCGCCGCCCCCACCTCAGTCTGCCTCCACTGAGCCCTCGGGAGATGCCTGGAGGAAGCCTGTCCAGACGGCACCAGACAGTAGATAGGCCCACGCCCTggccaggctggctggctggcttcaCCGCAGCCGGGCTTGTAGGGCTGTCAGCAAGCCGCCCTTGGTGACGctgcctcctggcccctggtcccTGTGGGCTTCCCAGGTACCCACCTGGGACAGCCACCTGTCACCGGTGCCTTTGTCCGGGAATGAGGAAGCAACTCCATTTCTGTTTCATATTTATTTCCCTGGGGGAAATGTCCTGGGGGGGCATTTGCCAAATTGGCTCAATAGATAAGCTAGACTAAGCAAAGAAGTATGATAAATAAGCTGGAAGATAGGAAGCATTTGAGAGAgagtcttttatttaaaaaagaaagttgttaTAGGGGAGCTGATGAGACATCGTGGAGTTGCACAGGTCTCCTGGGTCCATGGTAGAATTCATTTTATCATTGAGTTTTTGTCATGTTAAAacatggtactttttttttatatataaaaggaTGTAAATTTTGAATTGTTAGAAGAATGCTTTGTGGGTTTTGGATCTTTGTATATCATTTGCGTTTGAAACATAAGCCTTACTTGTAGTCATTTGGAAGTTAAATGGGCTGGATATGCtgacacaacaacaacaaaaaaaaggtgTTTCAGTTTTTCAGAAGTGCCTGTGGGGTGGCCCTTCCCTTTTGGTAGGCTGTGAAGGAAAACCCTGGTGGTCTTTCATTGGTTTCCACTTTTGCAATTCTTCCTGGTCACTCGTCCTGATTCCGTGGGTGGCATCTCCTAATACAATCCTTGGTGATTAGAAGTTACGTGAGTAATGGGCCACCCAAAGGCACGGCAAGTGGGCAGCGAGCTGATCTGAACGTCCTGCACGGCTGCCCCTAGGGGCTGGGAGAGCCGTTGTGGCAGGTGGGGCTCAAGGGCAGGCCAAGTGCAGCAGCGGGGGCTGTGAGGCTGGGGGTGTCCCCACAGCTTGGTTACCAGCTGCTCGACCTGTGAGGGCGGCAGGAGTGGGTGGGCTGATGCTACTTTCTCTTTTACTTCAATGTGAACGCAGAGCCGAGGACTCCTCTTCGTTTTATGCCTAAAAGTGCCTTGCAAGAGATTTCTGCATGtttgaaaaataactatttttatacACAAAGTTAAAGGGgaaatgcactttaaaaaaaaaatcacaagaatgGATGTTTGTGTGTGGTAGAAGAGAGTGGTTTGTTTGTATCTCAAAAGCAAATGTgtttaataaaagtagaaaaaaaaacaaaactgaaactgaAATCGTCTCTCTGTTCTTGGAGCCAGAGAGGAGCTGTGTTTTTAAGCCCTGTGTTTCCACATATAGATCGCAGGTTTCCGGTGGGGCTGAGCAAAGTCAGGGGCTGAGTTAAAGCCGCAAGGCACAGGCGAGGGGGTCCCTGTTTTCCAAGTGGCCTTGGCAGTTGAAGCTGGTGCAGCCAAGAAGATTCACGCTGAGGAAGAAgtgcaagggctggtgctgtccTGCAcccacttttaaaaaagtattctttgcagcgtggctcactaggctaatcctccgactgcggtgccggtaccccgggttctagtcccggttggggcgccggattttgtcctggttgctcctcttccagtccagctctctgctgtggcccgggagtgcagtggaggatggcccaggtccttgggcccctgcacccgcatgggagaccaggaggaagcacctggctcctggcttcggatcagtgcagcatgccagccgtagcggccacttggggggtaaaccaacggaaggaagacctttctctctgtgtctctctctctctctcacacacactgtctaactctgcctgtcaaaaaaaaaaatatatatatatatatattatttgtgtgttttgtttaagaggcagaggGACCTCCCACCTGCTAGCTCTCTCCCTGAACACTGGAGAGCCCAGCGACTTGAGCCATCGTAACCTCTAGGTCGAATACCCTCCCATCtgcacacatttatttttattgattggttgattgatttcATTTGttgcaaagacacagagacacaagtAGACAGATAGCTGagcagatcttccacctgctagctcactccccaaatgcctgccacagctagggctgggcctggccaaagccaggagccaggaaccgcaCTGCgatcatctcccatgtgggtggcagggacccaagtgctcgagtcatcacctgctgccactcacggtgtgcatcagctggaagctgcagagtagccgggactcaatcccaggcactgtgataggggttgcaggcatcccatgcagAGACGCAAGATGCCGCCCCCAACGCTCGCCTTGCACCCATTTTTAGTGATCCCAGGACATGGCTGTCCCTGTCCTGTCACTTGCACTTCCTATGTAAAGCAGCCATGGAGCAGATGCAAAAAGTGAACTTCCCATGGGACTGGTTTCCCAAcctacttttttaatttttctatttttatttaaaagatatgtatgtatttatttgaaaggcagagttacagagagagggagagacagatagctTCCAtccgcctgttcactccccaaatggccacaacagccagggccgggccaggctgaagccaggagcctagaactccatccgggtctcccacaaacacttgggccatttgctgctgctttccctggcgcttaagcagggagctggattagaaacggagcagccgtgactcaaacggtgctgcaccacaatgtaaCCCTTTCTCTGCGTTTTAAAACACTGCTTGCAGTTTGCAGTCACAGacatggaagggagagaaataaCATAGGTTTCCATAAATGTCTGTCTGATACTGCGTATTTGAGTTTTTATAATCATTACCAGATTGTTGTCCCAGAACAGCAACTCACTGACTGAATAATAGAGCTGAACACACCCTGCTCATCTGCCAAGTTCAAGGCCCGGCATGCCCAGGTCCCAGGTGACCCCTTGGGGAGGCCCGGGAGCAACTGAAAGGTCTTGGAGGACAGGAAGTCTGGCTCTTATCTTAACCTTGCCACTGGCCTTTGAGGCCCACTGTCCCATCAACGGCTTTCCTTCAGGGCCCGCCTGTGTTCAGCGGGAATAAAGAACCCTGGGTTCTTGGGAGAGTCACTCCATATGCTCCTGTTTAAAAGGCTTCTAAATGTGGCATACTAGATTacacctccacctgcggcgctggcctcccatatgggcgctggttcatgtccgcGCTGCTCCACtccgacacagctctctgctgtggcctgggaaagcagtagaaaatggcccaagtccttgggcccctgcacccatgtgggagacctggaaggagctcctggctcctggctcctggctttggattggcccagctccagctgttgtggacatttggggagtgaaccagaggatggaagatctctctctgtctctccctctctctgtctgtaactctacctctcaaataaataaatatttatttatttactcatttatttgaatggcagacttacagagaggcaaggcagagagagagaagtcttccatccgctggttcactctccaaatgacctcaacagccggagctgcaccgatccgaagccaggagccaggagcttcttctgtgtctcccacacaggtacagtgacccaagcacttgggccatcttccactgctttcccaggccatagcaaagagctgggttggaagtggagcagctgggactcgaaccggcagctgcaggcagaggcttagcccactaagccacagcgccgaccccataaataaatctttaaaaagagtctctgtgagtgtgtgtgtgggggggtggattCTAAATATAAACAGTTGAGCGCAATCCCTTGTACACGAGTCTGTCCTAAGAAACACCGGAGTGAATCGCATTCCAGACGGGCGTGGGGACCTTGTGACCATGTGCAGGCTGG
It contains:
- the PPP1R3B gene encoding protein phosphatase 1 regulatory subunit 3B, with the translated sequence MAVDIEYRYNCMAPSLRRERFAFKISPKPGKPLRPCIQLASKNEASGLVAPPVQEKKAKKRVSFADNQGLALTMVKVFSEFDDPLDLPFNITELLDNIVSLTTAESESFVLDFAQPSADYLDFRNRLQANHVCLENCVLKDRALSGTIKVQNLAFEKIVKVRMTFDTWKSFTDFPCRYVKDTYAGSDRDTFSFDISLPEKIQSYERMEFAVCYECKGQTYWDSNKGKNYRIIRAELKSTQEQSEPANGPDFGIAFDQFGSPRCSYGLFPEWPSYLGYEKLGPYY